A stretch of the Streptococcus suis genome encodes the following:
- the erm(A) gene encoding 23S rRNA (adenine(2058)-N(6))-methyltransferase Erm(A), translated as MNQKNPKDTQNFITSKKHVKEILNHTNINKQDNVIEIGSGKGHFTKELVKMSRWVDSIEIDEDLCQVTQKVVKPFQNIKVIHTDILKFNFPKNKDYKIFGNIPFNISTDIVKKIAFESNSKYSYLIVENGFAKRLQNTKRALGLLLMVELDIRVLKKVPRAYFHPKPNVDSVLIVLERHQPLILKKDYKEYQSFVYKWVNREYRVLFTKNQFRQALKHANVTNINKLSKEQFLSIFNSYKLFQ; from the coding sequence ATGAACCAGAAAAACCCAAAGGACACTCAAAATTTTATTACTTCTAAAAAGCATGTAAAAGAGATATTGAATCATACGAATATAAATAAACAAGATAATGTAATAGAAATTGGATCAGGAAAAGGTCATTTTACCAAAGAACTTGTCAAAATGAGTCGGTGGGTGGATTCTATAGAAATTGATGAGGACTTGTGTCAAGTCACCCAAAAAGTCGTGAAGCCTTTTCAGAATATAAAAGTTATCCATACGGATATTCTGAAATTTAACTTCCCCAAAAACAAAGACTATAAAATATTTGGTAATATCCCCTTTAACATCAGTACTGATATTGTCAAAAAAATTGCTTTTGAAAGCAATTCGAAATATAGTTACCTTATTGTGGAGAATGGTTTTGCAAAAAGATTACAAAATACGAAACGAGCTTTAGGTTTGCTATTGATGGTGGAATTGGACATAAGAGTTCTCAAAAAAGTGCCACGAGCATATTTTCACCCTAAACCGAATGTAGACTCTGTATTGATTGTTCTTGAACGACATCAACCATTGATTTTAAAGAAGGACTACAAAGAGTATCAATCTTTTGTTTATAAGTGGGTAAACCGTGAATATCGCGTTCTTTTTACTAAAAACCAATTCCGACAGGCTTTGAAGCATGCAAATGTCACTAATATTAATAAACTATCGAAGGAACAATTTCTTTCTATTTTCAATAGTTACAAATTGTTTCAGTAA
- a CDS encoding methyltransferase domain-containing protein has product MNTIESQFDKVAEDYDFVNELLNDYSFFVSNMSPKKGRALDIGCGSGLLVEKLASYYDEVVGIDISNQMLDLAKSKRQLTNTVYLNMNAEQLNFNEKFDFIVSRTTFHHLDDIASVIQQMKELLNEEGRIVILDNVSEVETPPTYVYKLGAIQEFLPHCFKFGIKNAIRIYNHNTSKSWLEHLASDKYLSEQNYYDLYEKLLPGCQFHKMGWAMGVVWTK; this is encoded by the coding sequence TTGAATACAATAGAATCACAGTTTGATAAGGTTGCAGAAGATTACGATTTCGTGAATGAGCTTTTGAATGATTATTCATTCTTTGTGTCTAATATGTCTCCAAAGAAAGGCAGAGCATTAGATATCGGATGTGGCTCGGGTTTGTTAGTGGAGAAATTAGCAAGTTATTATGATGAAGTGGTAGGGATTGATATTTCTAATCAAATGCTCGATCTTGCCAAATCTAAACGTCAACTAACAAATACGGTCTATCTGAATATGAATGCAGAACAACTTAATTTTAATGAGAAGTTTGATTTTATTGTAAGCCGAACAACCTTTCATCATTTGGATGATATAGCCAGCGTAATACAGCAAATGAAGGAACTGTTGAATGAGGAAGGAAGAATAGTTATTCTTGATAATGTATCTGAAGTCGAGACACCGCCTACCTATGTTTATAAATTAGGGGCAATCCAAGAGTTTTTACCGCATTGTTTCAAATTTGGAATAAAAAATGCGATTAGAATTTATAATCACAACACATCTAAATCATGGCTTGAGCATTTAGCTTCAGATAAGTACCTATCTGAACAAAATTATTACGATTTATATGAAAAGTTGTTGCCTGGATGCCAATTCCATAAAATGGGTTGGGCAATGGGGGTTGTCTGGACAAAATAA
- a CDS encoding IS6-like element IS1216 family transposase: MTMNHFKGKQFQQDVIIVAVGYYLRYNLSYREVQEILYDRGINVSHTTIYRWVQEYGKLLYQIWKKKNKKSFYSWKMDETYIKIKGKWHYLYRAIDADGLTLDIWLRKKRDTQAAYAFLKRLVKQFDEPKVVVTDKAPSITSAFKKLKEYGFYQGTEHRTIKYLNNLIEQDHRPVKRRNKFYRSLRTASTTIKGMEAIRGLYKKTRKEGTLFGFSVCTEIKVLLGIPA; this comes from the coding sequence ATGACGATGAATCATTTTAAAGGAAAGCAATTTCAGCAGGATGTGATTATTGTAGCCGTGGGCTACTATCTTCGTTATAACCTTAGCTATCGTGAAGTTCAAGAAATCTTATATGATCGTGGCATTAACGTTTCTCATACGACGATTTATCGTTGGGTGCAAGAATATGGCAAACTACTCTATCAAATTTGGAAAAAGAAAAATAAAAAATCCTTTTATTCATGGAAAATGGATGAAACGTACATCAAAATTAAAGGAAAATGGCATTATTTGTATCGAGCCATCGATGCAGATGGTTTAACCTTGGATATTTGGTTACGTAAAAAACGGGACACACAAGCAGCCTATGCTTTTCTTAAGCGGTTAGTGAAGCAGTTTGATGAACCGAAGGTTGTAGTCACAGATAAAGCCCCCTCTATTACAAGTGCCTTTAAGAAACTAAAAGAATACGGCTTTTATCAAGGGACAGAACATCGTACCATTAAATACCTGAATAATTTGATTGAACAAGACCATCGTCCAGTAAAGAGACGCAATAAATTCTATCGAAGTTTACGCACTGCCTCTACCACGATTAAAGGTATGGAAGCCATCCGAGGATTATATAAGAAAACCCGAAAAGAAGGCACTCTCTTCGGGTTTTCGGTCTGTACTGAAATCAAGGTATTATTGGGAATCCCAGCTTAA
- a CDS encoding adenine phosphoribosyltransferase, whose protein sequence is MESTDVINEIRGILPRNSIGKYDLLTIFTHKTVFDKIVKVLSLDFQNKVDYVAAPEAIGWILGTAIAKELGVGFIGVRKGDKLPYAKEEIISTHFTDYSGQDKSFEISKSSIVRNKRVLIVDDWIETGSQMKALIALLEKLDCSIIGLATIGIDINEVTQKWIDSSFVAYIGSNI, encoded by the coding sequence ATGGAAAGTACTGATGTTATAAATGAAATTAGAGGTATATTACCTCGTAACTCAATTGGAAAATATGATTTACTAACTATTTTTACACATAAAACCGTTTTTGATAAAATTGTAAAAGTACTATCATTGGATTTTCAAAATAAAGTAGATTATGTGGCTGCCCCAGAAGCAATTGGATGGATACTAGGCACTGCCATAGCCAAAGAACTTGGAGTGGGGTTTATTGGAGTAAGAAAAGGTGATAAGCTGCCATACGCAAAAGAAGAGATTATTTCGACACATTTTACCGACTATTCAGGTCAAGATAAAAGCTTTGAAATATCTAAGAGTTCTATTGTGAGGAACAAAAGAGTTTTGATTGTAGATGATTGGATAGAGACAGGTTCTCAAATGAAGGCTTTAATAGCTTTGTTAGAGAAATTGGATTGCAGCATTATTGGGTTGGCTACTATTGGGATTGATATAAATGAGGTTACTCAAAAATGGATAGACAGCAGTTTTGTAGCTTATATTGGCTCAAACATATAA
- the ant(9) gene encoding aminoglycoside nucleotidyltransferase ANT(9), with the protein MSIDLSNKKIPKEAIQALKTIAELLDNMLIGVYLYGSAVMGGLRMNSDVDILVITNQSLSEKTRRNLTNRLMLISGKIGNIKDMRPLEVTVINQKDIVPWHFPPKYEFMYGEWLREQFEKGEIPESTYDPDLAILLAQLRKNSINLLGPKATEVIEPVPMTDIRKAIKESLPGLIASINGDERNVILTLARMWLTASTGEIRSKDLAAEWAIPQLPDEHATLLNKAREAYLGECVDKWEGMESEVAELVNHMKKSIESSLNI; encoded by the coding sequence TTGAGTATAGATTTAAGTAACAAAAAAATTCCGAAAGAAGCAATTCAAGCATTAAAAACTATAGCGGAACTACTTGATAATATGTTAATTGGGGTGTATTTGTATGGTTCGGCAGTAATGGGTGGTTTACGTATGAATAGCGATGTAGATATTTTGGTAATAACAAATCAAAGTTTATCTGAAAAAACTCGAAGGAATCTTACAAATAGGTTAATGCTTATATCTGGGAAAATAGGAAACATAAAAGATATGAGGCCTCTTGAAGTTACGGTCATAAATCAAAAGGATATTGTCCCTTGGCATTTCCCCCCCAAATATGAATTTATGTATGGCGAGTGGCTAAGAGAGCAGTTTGAAAAGGGAGAAATTCCTGAGTCGACTTATGATCCGGATTTAGCAATACTTTTAGCACAACTAAGAAAAAATAGTATTAACCTTTTGGGACCAAAGGCAACAGAAGTAATTGAGCCTGTGCCAATGACAGATATTCGAAAAGCAATTAAAGAATCGTTGCCCGGGTTGATAGCTAGCATTAACGGTGACGAACGCAATGTGATTTTAACTTTAGCCAGAATGTGGCTGACAGCATCTACTGGTGAAATTCGCTCAAAAGATCTGGCAGCTGAATGGGCGATACCTCAATTACCCGATGAGCATGCTACTTTACTCAACAAAGCGAGAGAGGCTTATTTAGGAGAGTGTGTTGACAAGTGGGAAGGAATGGAATCTGAGGTGGCTGAACTCGTTAATCATATGAAAAAGTCTATAGAGTCTTCCCTTAATATCTAA